From one Lotus japonicus ecotype B-129 chromosome 3, LjGifu_v1.2 genomic stretch:
- the LOC130747785 gene encoding protein EXPORTIN 1A, with translation MAAEKLRDLTQPMDVPLLDATVSAFYGTGSKEERSAADQILRELQNNPDMWLQVMHILQNTQSLNTKFFALQVLEGVIKYRWNALPAEQRDGMKNFISDVIVQLSSNEASFRMEKLYVNKLNIILVQILKHEWPARWRSFIPDLVSAAKTNETICENCMAILKLLSEEVFDFSRGEMTQQKIKELKQSLNSEFQLIHELCLYVLSASQRTELMRATLSTLHAFLSWIPLGYIFESPLLETLLKFFPVPAYRNLTLQCLTEVAGLQFGNYYDVQYVKMYNIFMVQLQGVLPPTTNIPEAYAHGSSEEQAFIQNLALFFTSFYKVHIRILESTQENISALLLGLEYLINISYVDDTEVFKVCLDYWNSLVSELYEPNRSLDNPASAATMMGLQVPGMLPGMVDGHGSQHLQRRQLYAGPMSKLRMLMISRMAKPEEVLIVEDENGNIVRETLKDNDVLVQYKIMRETLIYLSHLDHDDTEKQMLRKLNKQLSGEDWTWNNLNTLCWAIGSISGSMMEEQENRFLVMVIRDLLNLCEITKGKDNKAVIASNIMYVVGQYPRFLRAHWKFLKTVVNKLFEFMHEIHPGVQDMACDTFLKIVQKCKRKFVITQLGENEPFVSELLSGLPITIADLEPHQIHSFYESVAHMIQAESDAQKRDEYLQRLMQLPNQKWMEIIGQAHQNVEFLKDQDVIRTVLNILQTNTSVASSLGTYFLPQITLIFLDMLNVYRMYSELISKSISEGGPFTSRTSYVKLLRSVKRETLKLIETFLDKAEDQPQIGKQFVPPMMDPVLGDYARNVPDARESEVLSLFATIVNKYKAAMIEDVPRIFEAVFQCTLEMITKNFEDYPEHRLKFFSLLRAIATHCFPALICLSSQQLKLVMDSIIWAFRHTERNIAETGLNLLLEMLKKFQGSEFCNQFYRTYFLTIEQEIFAVLTDTFHKPGFKLHVLVLQHLFCLLETGALTEPLWDAATNPYPYPSNAAFVREFTIKLLSTSFPNMTTAEVTQFVNGLFESTTDLSTFKTHIRDFLIQSKEFSAQDNKDLYAEEAAAQRERERQRMLAIPGLIAPNELQDEMVDS, from the exons ATGGCCGCCGAGAAACTCAGAGATTTGACCCAACCCATGGACGTCCCTCTCCTCGACGCCACCGTCTCCGCCTTCTACGGCACCGGATCTAAGGAAGAG AGAAGTGCTGCTGATCAGATTCTGCGGGAGTTGCAGAATAATCCTGACATGTGGCTCCAAGTCATGCATATTCTGCAGAACACTCAGAGTCTCAATACCAAGTTCTTCGCCTTGCAG GTTCTAGAAGGTGTAATTAAATACAGATGGAATGCACTACCTGCTGAGCAGCGAGATGGGATGAAGAACTTCATCTCTGATGTTATTGTTCAG CTTTCTAGCAACGAGGCGTCATTTCGAATGGAAAAGTTGTATGTCAACAAACTCAATATTATATTAGTTCAG ATTCTGAAGCATGAATGGCCAGCAAGATGGAGAAGCTTTATCCCTGATCTTGTTTCAGCAGCTAAAACTAATGAAACCATTTGTGAGAATTGCATGGCTATATTGAAA CTTTTGAGTGAAGAGGTTTTTGATTTTTCAAGAGGAGAGATGACTCAGCAGAAGATAAAAGAGCTTAAACAATCTTTGAACAG TGAATTTCAACTCATACATGAGCTATGCTTATACGTGCTATCAGCATCCCAAAGGACAGAGCTCATGCGTGCAACACTGTCTACATTGCATGCCTTCTTATCATGGATTCCCTTGGGTTATATATTTGAATCGCCATTG CTTGAGACACTCCTGAAGTTTTTCCCTGTTCCAGCGTATAGGAACCTGACATTGCAATGTTTAACAGAG GTGGCAGGCCTTCAATTTGGGAATTATTATGATGTGCAGTATGTCAAGATGTATAATATATTCATGGTCCAATTGCAG GGTGTACTCCCACCTACTACAAATATACCTGAGGCATATGCACATGGCTCAAGTGAGGAACAA GCATTTATTCAGAACCTGGCGCTGTTCTTCACCTCATTTTACAAG GTTCACATTCGCATCCTGGAATCCACTCAAGAGAATATATCTGCTTTGCTATTGGGCCTTGAATATCTTATCAACATTTCATATGTGGACGATACAGAGGTTTTTAAG GTCTGCTTGGACTACTGGAATTCCTTGGTGTCGGAGCTATATGAGCCAAACCGGAGTTTGGATAATCCTGCATCCGCTGCAACCATGATGGGACTTCAG GTACCAGGAATGCTCCCTGGTATGGTTGATGGGCATGGTTCGCAGCATCTTCAGCGCCGACAGCTTTATGCTGGtcccatgtcaaaattgagAATGCTCATGATCTCCCGAATGGCTAAGCCTGAAGAGGTTCTAATTGTGGAGGATGAAAATGGAAATATTGTCCGTGAGACCTTGAAGGACAACGATGTTCTTGTTCAATATAAG ATTATGAGGGAAACTCTTATTTACTTGTCACACCTTGATCATGATGATACTGAAAAGCAG ATGCTGAGGAAGTTAAATAAACAACTCAGTGGTGAGGACTGGACATGGAACAATTTAAACACACTCTGCTGGGCAATAGGGTCTATATCTGGTTCCATGATGGAAGAACAG GAAAACAGATTTTTGGTTATGGTCATTCGTGATTTATTAAACCTATGTGAAATCACAAAGGGCAAAGATAACAAAGCAGTTATTGCAAGTAATATCAT GTATGTTGTTGGGCAGTATCCACGGTTTTTAAGAGCTCATTGGAAGTTTCTAAAAACTGTTGTGAATAAGTTGTTCGAATTTATGCATGAGATACATCCTGGAGTTCAg GATATGGCCTGTGACACATTTCTGAAAATAGTCCAAAAGTGCAAGCGTAAATTTGTGATCACCCAG CTTGGGGAAAATGAGCCATTTGTATCTGAACTTCTATCAGGCCTTCCAATCACCATTGCGGATCTTGAACCCCATCAGATACACTCATTCTATGAATCT GTTGCTCACATGATTCAAGCTGAGTCTGATGCACAGAAGAGAGATGAATATCTTCAGCGATTGATGCAGCTCCCAAATCAG AAATGGATGGAAATTATAGGGCAGGCACATCAAAATGTTGAGTTTTTGAAGGATCAAGATGTAATCCGGACTGTACTTAATATATTGCAG ACAAATACAAGTGTTGCATCTTCATTAGGGACATATTTCCTGCCCCAAATCACATTGATCTTTTTGGACATGTTGAATGTGTACAG AATGTACAGTGAGCTTATTTCAAAAAGTATTTCAGAAGGGGGTCCTTTCACATCAAGAACATCCTATGTGAAACTTCTACG TTCTGTTAAGAGGGAGACACTTAAACTAATTGAGACATTCCTGGATAAGGCTGAAGATCAACCTCAAATTGGAAAACAATTTGTACCACCAATGATGGATCCTGTTTTGGGAGATTATGCTCGGAATGTCCCTGATGCGAGGGAGTCAGAGGTTTTATCACTTTTTGCCACAATTGTAAACAA GTATAAAGCTGCAATGATTGAAGATGTACCTCGTATATTTGAAGCTGTTTTTCAGTGCACTCTAGAG ATGATTACAAAAAATTTTGAAGACTACCCAGAGCATAGGCTGAAGTTCTTTTCCCTACTTCGTGCCATAGCTACTCATTGTTTTCCTGCATTAATCTGCTTGTCAAGCCAG CAACTGAAGCTTGTTATGGATTCAATCATTTGGGCATTTCGCCATACAGAAAGAAATATTGCTGAAACTGGCTTAAACCTATTGTTGGAGATGCTGAAGAAGTTTCAG GGCTCAGAGTTCTGTAATCAGTTTTATCGGACATATTTCTTGACAATTGAGCAAGAGATCTTCGCAGTTCTGACTGACACTTTTCATAAGCCTGGGTTCAAATTGCACGTCTTGGTGCTTCAGCATTTGTTCTGTCTG CTGGAAACTGGCGCCTTAACTGAACCTCTCTGGGATGCTGCTACAAATCCATATCCTTACCCAAGTAATGCTGCTTTTGTACGCGAGTTTACCATAAAACTTCTAAGCACTTCTTTTCCCAACATGACAACAGCTGAG GTTACCCAATTTGTGAATGGACTATTTGAATCCACAACTGATCTCTCCACATTCAAAACTCACATACGAGATTTTCTTATACAGTCAAAAGAATTTTCTGCGCAG GATAACAAAGATCTGTATGCTGAAGAGGCTGCTgctcagagagagagagaacgacAAAGAATGCTTGCTATTCCTGGGCTTATTGCTCCGAATGAGTTGCAAGACGAAATGGTGGACTCATAG
- the LOC130747784 gene encoding uncharacterized protein LOC130747784 — MGQAFRKLFDTFFGNTEMRVVMLGLDAAGKTTILYKLHIGEVLSTVPTIGFNVEKVQYKNVIFTVWDVGGQEKLRALWRHYFNNTDGLIYVVDSLDRERIGKAKQEFQTIINDPFMLNSIILVFANKQDLRGAMTTKEVCDGLGLFDLKNRQWHIQATCALKGDGLYEGLDWLSSTLKERNAAGYSSIGLGTASF; from the exons ATGGGTCAAGCTTTTCGGAAACTCTTCGATACCTTCTTCGGCAACACCGAGATGCGG GTTGTTATGCTTGGTCTTGATGCTGCTGGAAAAACAACTATACTGTACAAGCTTCACATTGGAGAAGTTTTATCTACTGTTCCTACTATTG GTTTCAATGTGGAGAAGGTTCAGTATAAGAATGTTATTTTCACGGTTTGGGATGTTGGAGGGCAAGAGAAACTTAGGGCACTTTGGAGGCACTATTTTAACAATACAGATGGTTTG ATTTATGTTGTTGATAGTCTGGACCGTGAGAGGATTGGGAAAGCAAAGCAGGAATTTCAg ACAATCATAAACGACCCATTTATGCTCAACAGTATTATCTTGGTCTTCGCCAACAAACAAGATCTG AGAGGAGCGATGACGACAAAGGAAGTATGTGATGGACTGGGTCTGTTTGATCTCAAGAATAGACAGTGGCACATACAAGCCACTTGTGCGCTTAAGGGGGATGGCCTTTATGAAGGCTTGGACTGGTTGTCCTCAACTCTCAAGGAGAGGAATGCTGCTGGATACTCGTCAATAGGACTAGGAACTGCATCCTTCTAA
- the LOC130747787 gene encoding probable methionine--tRNA ligase — protein sequence MAEDRKTPKLPVEGKRNILITSALPYVNNVPHLGNIIGCVLSADVFARYCRLRGYNAIYICGTDEYGTATETKAMEENCSPKEICDKYHAIHSEVYNWFNISFDEFGRTSSPQQTEVCQAIFKKVFDNKWLSENTMQQLYCDTCQRFLADRLVEGNCPTPGCGYDSARGDQCEKCGKLLNPTELKDPRCKVCRNSPRIRDTDHLFLELPLLKDKLEKYIKEMSVAGSWSQNAIQTTNSWLREGLKPRCITRDLKWGVPVPHEKYSDKVFYVWFDAPIGYVSITACYTNDWEKWWKNPENVELYQFMGKDNVPFHTVMFPSTLLGTGENWTLMKTISVTEYLNYEAGKFSKSKGIGVFGNDAKDTNIPVEVWRYYLLTNRPEVSDTLFTWTDLQAKLNGELLSNLGNFVNRVLSFIAKPAGQGYDSTIPAVPNDVSGDSHNPTKKMADKVIAYVEQYIEAMEKVKLKQGLKIAMSISGEGNAYLQETEFWRLYKGNPSLCSLVMKTAAGLVYLLACLLEPFIPSFTVEVFKQLNLSTDMHLSLCDDKGDIDRVRRPWDLISVGHKIGTPKPLFRELKDEEVELYRNKFAGSQADRIIRAEAENVAEQLRNTNVSDGNGKKKSSAKSSNVTKNKAAAEQEITISRLDIRVGLIKKAEKHPDADSLYVEEIDVGEEQTRTVVSGLVKYIPIDEMQNRKVCVLCNLKPAAMRGIKSHAMVLAASNDDHTKVELVESPSSAVVGERVTFPGFEGNPDELLNPKKKVWETLQVDLHSNEELVACYKNIPLTTSAGVCKVSSIRNGSIR from the exons ATGGCGGAAGATCGGAAAACACCGAAGCTTCCCGTCGAAGGCAAGCGCAACATCCTCATCACCAGCGCCTTGCCTTACGTCAACAACGTCCCTCATCTCGGCAACATCATTGGAT GTGTGTTGAGTGCTGATGTGTTTGCTCGCTACTGTCGCCTTCGGGGTTACAATGCTATTTACATCTGTGGCACTGATGAGTATGGAACTGCCACTGAGACTAAAGCCATGGAAGAGAATTGCTCCCCCAAAGAGATTTGTGACAA GTATCATGCTATTCACAGTGAGGTCTACAATTGGTTCAATATAAGTTTCGATGAATTTGGGCGGACCTCATCCCCTCAGCAAACTGAAGTTTGCCAAGCGATTTTTAAGAAAGTATTTGACAACAAATGGCTCTCCGAGAACACCATGCAGCAG CTTTACTGTGATACATGCCAAAGGTTCTTGGCTGATCGGCTCGTGGAGGGTAACTGTCCAACTCCGGGGTGTGGGTATGATTCTGCTCGAGGAGACCAATGTGAGAAGTGTGGAAAGCTTCTGAATCCAACAGAATTGAAGGATCCTAGGTGCAAG GTTTGTCGAAATTCTCCCCGTATTCGTGATACGGACCACTTGTTTCTTGAACTCCCTCTGTTGAAAGATAAATTGGAAAAATACATCAAAGAGATGTCTGTAGCCGGATCATGGAGTCAGAATGCTATTCAAACAACAAATTCATGGCTTAGAGAGGGATTAAAGCCACGTTGTATTACCAGGGATCTGAAATGGGGGGTTCCTGTTCCACATGAAAAATACAGTGACAAG GTTTTCTATGTTTGGTTTGATGCACCTATCGGATATGTCTCAATCACCGCATGCTACACAAATGATTGGGAGAAATGGTGGAAAAACCCGGAGAATGTGGAGTTGTATCAGTTTATGGGCAAGGACAATGTACCATTCCACACT GTGATGTTTCCATCTACACTACTTGGAACTGGTGAGAATTGGACTTTAATGAAGACCATCAGTGTTACCGAATACTTGAATTATGAAGCAG GGAAGTTTTCTAAAAGCAAAGGCATTGGGGTATTTGGTAATGATGCAAAAGATACTAATATCCCAGTTGAAGTATGGAGATATTACTTGCTCACAAATAGGCCTGAG GTATCAGATACATTATTCACGTGGACTGACTTGCAAGCGAAATTAAATGGGGAGTTGCTGAGCAATTTGGGCAACTTTGTCAATCGAGTTTTGAGTTTTATTGCCAAACCTGCAG GTCAAGGATATGATTCCACTATTCCTGCTGTTCCTAATGATGTAAGTGGTGACTCCCACAATCCGACAAAAAAAATGGCTGATAAAGTTATTGCATATGTGGAGCAATACATAGAAGCAATGGAGAAG GTTAAGCTAAAGCAAGGATTGAAAATTGCAATGAGCATATCTGGCGAGGGGAATGCATATCTGCAG GAAACTGAATTCTGGCGCCTTTACAAGGGAAACCCTTCTCTCTGCTCCCTTGTTATGAAAACTGCAGCTGGGCTTGTATATCTTCTTGCTTGTTTATTAGAACCTTTTATACCATCATTCACTGTTGAG GTATTTAAGCAGTTAAATTTGTCCACGGATATGCATCTTTCACTTTGTGACGATAAAGGAGATATTGATAGGGTAAGAAGACCCTGGGATCTCATAAGTGTTGGTCATAAAATTGGAACACCCAAGCCATTGTTCAGGGAGCTG AAAGATGAAGAAGTGGAGCTCTACAGAAATAAGTTTGCAGGAAGTCAAGCTGATAGAATTATCCGTGCAGAAGCTGAAAATGTTGCTGAGCAACTAAGGAACACAAATGTTTCAG ATGGCAATGGAAAGAAAAAATCATcagcaaaatcatcaaatgtaaCAAAAAACAAGGCTGCTGCTGAGCAAGAAATTACCATCTCAAGACTTGATATCCGGGTTGGTCTCATAAAGAAAGCTGAAAAACATCCTGATGCAGATTCTCTATATGTTGAAGAGATCGATGTTGGTGAAGAACAGACCAGAACTGTTGTCAGTGGACTGGTCAAGTATATACCAATTGATGAAATGCAG AACCGAAAGGTTTGTGTTCTTTGCAACCTAAAGCCAGCAGCCATGAGGGGCATTAAATCTCATGCTATGGTTCTTGCTGCTTCCAACGATGACCACACCAAG GTTGAGTTGGTTGAATCTCCTAGTTCTGCTGTTGTTGGAGAAAGAGTCACATTCCCTGGGTTTGAAGGTAATCCTGATGAACTCTTGAACCCAAAGAAGAAAGTTTGGGAGACACTGCAGGTGGATCTGCACAGTAATGAGGAACTAGTGGCCTGCTACAAAAATATTCCACTTACCACATCGGCTGGTGTTTGCAAGGTTTCATCCATACGCAATGGATCAATTAGGTAG